A window of Brettanomyces nanus chromosome 2, complete sequence contains these coding sequences:
- the GLT1 gene encoding glutamate synthase [NADH] (BUSCO:EOG093400PY~MEROPS:MER1054487), protein MDPPPETYSVYHYDEVPENKSWASTLPVKQGLYDPSLEKDNCGVGFACHIKGKSSHQIISEAKYLLCNMTHRGAVGADARDGDGAGVMTSMPDKFMQREFKYRYNIELPPAGQYAVGNLFFKKDDAIFIKSKATFESIAESQDLKVLGWREVPVDSSLLGPASLSREPKILQPAVVMQNVSDPFDAAEFEKRLYILRKQATHTIGLHNWFYICSLSSKNIVYKGQLVPPQVYSYYHDLVNVDYECHFALVHSRFSTNTFPSWDRAQPLRWVAHNGEINTLRGNKNWMRAREGVMKSKLFGDELDKLYPIIEEGGSDSAALDNVLELLVINGVLSLPEAIMLLVPEAWQHNDHLDPRKKAFYEWAACLMEPWDGPALFVFADGRFCGANLDRNGLRPCRYYITSDDVMVCASEVGVVPVESSKVVQKGRLQPGRMLLVDTEEGRIVDDRELKKQVASRFDFKAWILSNMMTMPELCEKLHNKGVSIEIPVDYSLKPDSDPRMKAFGYTLEQVLILLGPMAIKGKENLGSMGNDAALACLSEQPQLIYEYFRELFAQVTNPPIDPIRERIVMSLECYVGPQGNLLEMTPSQCNRLKLKSPILTNSQLQAIKEISKVYPKWSVREVDITFPVSEGLTGYTDAIDRVCQEATQAIIDNNQVIILSDRAISADKVPLSALVAAGAVHHHLVRQKQRSRVAIIVETAEAREVHHFCCLVGYGADAVNPYLAMDTICKLNKDGLLAGKMSQETVLANYKHAIDDGIMKVMSKMGISTLASYKGAQIFEILGIDNSVVDRCFAGTASRIKGVTFEYIAQDAFTMHTRGYSERDTVKPAGLPESGEYSWRDGGDAHVNEPAAIANLQDAVRNKNQKAYSAYAKKEHEAIRNCTLRGLLDFDYKDSTPVPIDQVEPWTEIVRRFVTGAMSYGSISMEAHSTLAVAMNRLGGKSNTGEGGEDVERSRPNAAGDSMRSAIKQIASGRFGVTSYYLSDAEELQIKMAQGAKPGEGGELPGYKVSKSIAKTRHSTPGVGLISPPPHHDIYSIEDLKQLIYDLKCANPRARVSVKLVSEVGVGIIASGVAKAKADHILISGHDGGTGAARWTGIKHAGLPWELGLAETHQTLVLNDLRGRVVIQADGQMKTGRDIAVACLLGAEEWGFATAPLIALGCVYNRKCHANTCPVGIATQDPKLRAHFKGTPEHVINFFYYLANEMRTTMAKLGFRTVDEMVGRADKLVVRDDLRTTKNANIDLSPILTPAHQIRPGVATRCVKKQDHRLHVRLDNKLIDEAEITLDKGLPVTVEAQAMNTDRAIGTTLSYRCSKKFGPKSLPHDTIHVNITGSAGQSFGAFLAAGITLELEGDSNDYVGKGLSGGRLIIYPPKDSPFKAEENIIIGNTCLYGATSGTAFIRGIAAERFAVRNSGATAVVEGTGDHGCEYMTGGRVVVLGSVGRNFAAGMSGGIAYVLDMAQDFEEKVNRELVGLESLTDPAEIAFLRALLEDHRHYTGSEIADRILNDFNRFLKKFVKVIPYEYQHVLDAEAKKQAELGEKEASSLFNTVKDDPEADVTGGEFSKPTVLERVKKSEPKVADLEDVAGSSTKASEKLVKLGGFMRYKRRNEKHRPPKSRINDWKEMTTRLSEKELQFQTARCIDCGIPFCQSDTGCPVSNIIPKWNEMVFKGLWKDALKRLLMTNNFPEFTGRVCPAPCEGACVVNVSGNPAVGIKSIEAGIIDHAFKEGWIVPDPPKFRTGKHIAVVGSGPAGLACADQLNKAGHLVTVYERANRPGGLLMYGIPNMKLDKGVVKRRTDLMEAEGVEFVCSCSVGEDITVEELEVENDAVVFAVGSTIPRDLKIPGRDLKNIHFALELLKPNTEALLDGDLEEIRKRVAGKDVVVIGGGDTGNDCLGTSTRHGANSVTNFELLPKPPKERARDNPWPQWPRIFRVDYGHTEVKEHYGKDPREYCVLSKEFVGDEDGNVKGINTVRVEWKRSDSGAWQMAEIPGSEQFFPAQLVLLSMGFVGPEADKFKVATTKRGTIVTAQSGSYKVDASSKLFAAGDCRRGQSLVVWGIQEGRQCAREIDVMLMSKTALPGNGSIEKRDYKMLEELAAKV, encoded by the coding sequence ATGGATCCTCCCCCTGAGACCTACTCGGTCTATCATTACGATGAAGTTCCTGAAAATAAGTCATGGGCTTCCACTCTCCCAGTAAAACAAGGTCTCTACGATCCTTCTCTCGAGAAAGATAACTGTGGTGTTGGTTTTGCATGCCATATTAAAGGAAAATCCTCGCATCAAATCATTTCAGAGGCCAAATACCTTCTTTGTAACATGACCCATCGTGGTGCCGTTGGTGCTGATGCACGAGACGGTGATGGTGCTGGTGTAATGACCTCTATGCCCGACAAATTTATGCAACGTGAGTTCAAATACCGCTACAATATCGAATTACCTCCTGCAGGTCAGTATGCCGTCGGTAACCTTTTTTTTAAGAAAGATGATGccattttcatcaagtcTAAGGCCACTTTTGAGTCTATTGCTGAATCTCAGGATCTTAAAGTCTTGGGATGGCGTGAGGTTCCAGTGGACTCCTCTTTACTTGGTCCTGCCTCTCTTTCTCGTGAGCCAAAAATTCTTCAGCCTGCCGTGGTGATGCAGAATGTATCTGACCCATTTGATGCGGCAGAATTCGAGAAAAGACTCTACATCTTGCGTAAGCAGGCCACCCACACAATTGGCTTGCACAATTGGTTTTATATCTGCTCTCTTTCCAGCAAAAATATTGTTTATAAAGGACAATTGGTTCCACCACAGGTTTACTCATACTACCATGACTTGGTTAATGTGGACTATGAGTGTCACTTTGCCTTAGTCCATTCCCGTTTTTCCACAAACACTTTCCCATCTTGGGATAGAGCTCAGCCTCTTCGTTGGGTTGCCCACAACGGCGAGATCAATACTCTACGTGGTAACAAAAACTGGATGAGAGCTAGAGAGGGCGTCATGAAATCTAAGCTCTTTGGTGATGAATTGGATAAGCTATATCCAATCATTGAGGAAGGTGGTTCTGATTCTGCTGCTTTGGATAACGTTTTGGAGTTGCTTGTCATTAATGGTGTTCTTTCCTTACCCGAAGCTATCATGCTTCTTGTTCCAGAGGCATGGCAACACAACGATCACCTAGATCCCCGTAAGAAGGCTTTCTACGAATGGGCAGCCTGTCTAATGGAACCATGGGATGGTCCTGCATTGTTTGTATTCGCTGACGGTCGTTTTTGCGGTGCTAATTTGGATAGAAATGGTCTTAGGCCTTGCCGTTATTACATTACTTCTGATGATGTCATGGTGTGCGCTTCGGAGGTTGGTGTCGTTCCAGTTGAATCTTCTAAAGTGGTTCAGAAAGGTCGTCTTCAGCCGGGAAGAAtgcttcttgttgataCTGAGGAGGGAAGAATTGTCGATGAtagagaattgaagaagcaggttGCCTCCAGATTCGATTTCAAAGCTTGGATTCTTTCCAACATGATGACCATGCCTGAATTATGCGAAAAATTACACAACAAGGGAGTTTCAATCGAAATACCTGTCGATTATTCTCTTAAGCCTGATAGCGATCCCAGAATGAAAGCATTTGGCTACACATTGGAACAAGTTCTAATTTTGTTGGGTCCTATGGCCATCAAGGGTAAGGAAAATCTTGGCTCCATGGGCAACGATGCTGCTTTGGCTTGCCTTTCTGAGCAACCTCAACTTATCTATGAGTATTTCCGTGAGTTATTTGCCCAGGTTACTAATCCTCCTATTGATCCAATTAGAGAGCGTATTGTTATGTCTCTCGAATGCTACGTTGGACCCCAGGGTAACCTATTGGAGATGACTCCTTCACAATGTAACAGACTCAAGCTGAAATCTCCAATTCTTACAAATTCACAACTTCAGGcaatcaaagaaatttcTAAGGTCTACCCTAAATGGTCAGTCAGAGAAGTTGACATTACATTCCCTGTCTCCGAGGGTCTAACGGGCTACACAGACGCTATTGATCGTGTTTGCCAGGAAGCTACGCAAGCCATTATTGACAATAACCAGGTCATTATTCTTTCAGACAGAGCCATCTCTGCTGACAAAGTGCCTCTCTCGGCCCTTGTGGCTGCTGGTGCCgtccaccaccaccttGTTCGCCAAAAGCAGCGCTCTAGGGTGGCTATTATTGTGGAGACAGCTGAAGCACGCGAAGTTCATCACTTCTGTTGTTTAGTTGGTTACGGTGCTGATGCCGTTAATCCGTACTTGGCTATGGACACAATTTGCAAGCTCAATAAGGATGGTCTTTTGGCTGGTAAGATGTCTCAGGAAACTGTTCTTGCCAATTACAAACAtgccattgatgatggtatCATGAAGGTCATGTCTAAAATGGGTATTTCTACCTTGGCTTCGTATAAAGGTGCTCAGATTTTTGAGATCTTGGGTATCGACAATAGCGTGGTTGACCGATGCTTTGCTGGTACCGCCTCTCGTATTAAGGGTGTCACCTTTGAGTACATAGCCCAGGATGCTTTCACGATGCATACTCGCGGCTATTCTGAGAGGGACACAGTTAAGCCAGCTGGTTTGCCTGAATCTGGCGAATATAGTTGGAGAGATGGTGGTGATGCACATGTGAATGAACCTGCTGCTATTGCAAACCTACAAGATGCTGTCAGAAACAAGAATCAAAAGGCATACTCTGCTTACGCTAAAAAGGAGCACGAGGCCATTCGTAATTGCACTTTAAGAGGACTGTTGGACTTTGACTACAAGGATTCTACCCCTGTTCCTATAGACCAGGTCGAACCTTGGACCGAGATTGTACGCCGTTTTGTGACAGGTGCTATGTCTTATGGTTCTATCTCCATGGAAGCGCACTCTACTCTTGCCGTTGCCATGAATAGATTGGGTGGTAAATCGAATACTGGTGAAGGTGGTGAGGATGTTGAGAGATCTCGTCCTAATGCTGCCGGCGATTCTATGCGTTCCGCCATTAAGCAGATCGCTTCTGGCCGTTTTGGTGTGACCTCATACTACCTCAGCGATGCAGAGGAATTGCAAATTAAAATGGCTCAAGGTGCAAAGCCTGGAGAGGGTGGCGAACTTCCTGGTTACAAAGTTAGTAAGTCCATTGCGAAGACGAGACACTCAACACCCGGCGTCGGTCTTATCTCTCCTCCTCCGCACCATGATATTTATTCTATTGAGGATTTAAAGCAATTGATTTATGATTTGAAATGTGCCAACCCAAGGGCCCGTGTTTCTGTCAAGTTGGTCAGTGAGGTCGGCGTTGGTATTATTGCCTCAGGGGTTGCCAAGGCTAAGGCGGATCACATTCTAATATCCGGTCACGACGGTGGTACCGGTGCTGCTCGTTGGACCGGCATTAAACACGCTGGTTTACCATGGGAGTTGGGTCTTGCTGAGACACATCAAACTCTTGTGTTGAATGATTTACGTGGTAGAGTGGTTATCCAAGCGGACGGTCAAATGAAAACAGGCCGGGATATTGCTGTTGCTTGTCTTCTCGGTGCCGAGGAATGGGGTTTTGCTACTGCTCCTCTTATTGCCCTGGGTTGTGTTTACAATCGTAAGTGTCACGCAAATACATGTCCCGTTGGTATTGCAACTCAGGATCCAAAGCTTAGAGCTCATTTCAAGGGTACTCCGGAGCATGTGATTAACTTTTTCTACTATTTGGCAAATGAGATGAGAACGACCATGGCCAAACTTGGCTTCAGAACTGTCGACGAGATGGTGGGTCGTGCAGATAAGTTGGTTGTTCGTGACGATCTCCGTACTACAAAGAATGCCAATATTGATCTTTCTCCTATTCTTACTCCGGCTCACCAGATTCGTCCTGGTGTTGCAACTCGTTGCGTTAAAAAGCAGGATCATCGTTTGCACGTCAGACTTGACAACAAGCTTATTGACGAGGCCGAGATCACTTTGGATAAAGGTCTTCCAGTTACTGTTGAAGCTCAGGCCATGAACACCGACAGAGCAATTGGTACGACACTTTCTTACCGGTGCTCGAAAAAGTTTGGCCCCAAATCTCTACCACATGATACTATTCATGTGAATATCACCGGTTCCGCCGGTCAGTCGTTCGGTGCTTTCTTGGCTGCTGGTATTACCTTGGAGTTAGAGGGTGATAGCAATGATTACGTTGGTAAAGGTTTGTCTGGAGGAAGGTTGATCATTTATCCACCAAAGGACTCACCCTTCAAGGCCGAGGAGAATATAATTATCGGTAACACTTGTCTCTACGGTGCTACCAGCGGTACTGCTTTCATCAGAGGTATTGCTGCTGAGAGATTTGCGGTTAGAAATTCCGGTGCCActgctgttgttgaagGTACCGGTGACCACGGTTGTGAGTACATGACTGGTGGCAGAGTTGTTGTTTTGGGCTCGGTTGGCCGTAATTTTGCTGCTGGAATGTCCGGTGGTATTGCGTATGTCCTCGATATGGCTCAggactttgaagagaaggttAATCGTGAACTTGTTGGTCTTGAAAGTCTTACTGACCCTGCTGAAATCGCTTTTCTCAGGGCATTGCTTGAGGATCACAGGCATTACACTGGCTCCGAGATTGCCGATAGAATATTGAATGACTTCAACAGATTCCTAAAAAAATTTGTCAAGGTTATTCCTTATGAGTATCAACACGTTTTGGATGCTGAGGCCAAAAAGCAGGCCGAATTGGGAGAGAAGGAAGCTTCTAGTTTGTTCAACACTGTTAAGGATGATCCAGAAGCAGATGTCACAGGTGGTGAATTTAGTAAGCCCACTGTCCTGGAAAGAGTCAAGAAATCGGAACCAAAGGTCGCcgatcttgaagatgttgcCGGTAGCAGCACAAAGGCTTCAGAAAAGCTTGTGAAGCTCGGTGGATTTATGCGTTATAAGCGTCGTAACGAGAAGCACCGGCCACCGAAATCTCGTATCAATGACTGGAAGGAGATGACTACTCGACTTTCAGAGAAGGAGCTTCAATTCCAGACTGCTCGTTGTATTGATTGTGGTATTCCATTCTGTCAGTCTGACACTGGTTGTCCAGTTTCCAATATTATTCCGAAGTGGAATGAGATGGTTTTCAAAGgtctttggaaagatgCGTTGAAACGTTTACTTATGACCAACAACTTCCCAGAGTTCACTGGTCGTGTTTGTCCTGCTCCTTGTGAGGGTGCTTGCGTAGTCAATGTCAGTGGTAATCCAGCAGTTGGTATCAAGTCCATAGAGGCTGGTATCATTGATCATGCTTTTAAGGAGGGATGGATTGTTCCTGATCCTCCAAAGTTCAGAACTGGCAAGCATATAGCTGTGGTCGGTTCTGGACCCGCCGGCCTGGCCTGTGCTGATCAGCTTAACAAGGCTGGACATTTGGTAACTGTCTACGAGAGAGCAAACAGACCCGGTGGTCTCCTCATGTATGGTATTCCCAACATGAAGCTTGACAAGGGCGTTGTTAAGCGTAGAACGGATTTGATGGAGGCTGAAGGCGTTGAATTTGTCTGTAGCTGTTCTGTTGGAGAAGATATTACggttgaagaattggaagttgaaaatgatGCTGTGGTCTTCGCTGTTGGTTCAACAATTCCCCGCGACTTGAAGATACCGGGAAgggacttgaagaacattCACTTTGCTCTAGAGCTCTTGAAGCCAAACACAGAAGCTTTGCTTGATGGAGATCTCGAGGAGATCAGAAAGCGAGTTGCCGGCAAAGATGTAGTCGTCattggtggtggtgatACAGGTAATGATTGCCTTGGTACGTCCACTCGTCACGGAGCCAACTCTGTGACAAACTTTGAGTTACTTCCAAAGCCACCTAAGGAAAGAGCCCGTGACAATCCATGGCCTCAATGGCCTCGTATTTTCCGTGTGGATTATGGACATACTGAGGTTAAAGAACATTATGGTAAGGATCCAAGAGAGTATTGCGTTCTTTCGAAGGAGTTCGTTGGAGACGAGGATGGAAATGTGAAGGGTATCAACACTGTCCGTGTTGAGTGGAAGAGATCAGATTCTGGGGCCTGGCAAATGGCCGAGATCCCAGGCTCTGAGCAATTTTTCCCTGCCCAGCTTGTACTACTCTCTATGGGATTCGTTGGACCTGAAGCTGATAAATTCAAGGTTGCTACGACCAAGCGTGGTACTATTGTTACAGCACAATCAGGCTCTTACAAGGTGGACGCAAGTTCGAAATTGTTTGCCGCAGGAGACTGCAGAAGAGGCCAATCGTTGGTTGTTTGGGGTATACAAGAAGGCAGACAATGTGCCCGTGAAATTGATGTGATGTTAATGTCAAAGACGGCACTTCCGGGTAACGGATCGATTGAGAAGAGAGACTACAAGATGTTGGAGGAGCTAGCAGCCAAAGTGTAG
- a CDS encoding uncharacterized protein (EggNog:ENOG41) — translation MKSTLIQRDDVRILAVADIRGEISIFNRLAKEYNADMIIHTGNFGFLDSASIDRIHESYLRHIVEFSPLLPENLILEISKLSKVTGRSVEHLSNEHENLKKLLRNHSISELEDFIQGKKKLDIPVYTIYGMCEDSLVINKFRYGVYKVPNLYIVDDSSIFTVEMKNQVLLFAGIGGSLSYHKLFHQGSTIDLKDIIGDGDEFSDLRGHESLIPVSGDPGNIWVTILQLGKLIYTLIDYSQQNPEIYNKAIKIFITHQSPTREPLLEHLAIFFKMDYTISNSLHFKYTSSYNELSINPTFEAFKAKFNDCRTKFATIWKNVQPKFEKLLYGLNDPMMITCVELALEVFDKIPISTKSSDVIIPLQLSKTGDSDTSSMNLQSKQRELNAIIRQLNDLYYISFQNTWHYNLCDLGYGSLLLYFDDGHLSMQCKAKGFDFTYRGQSEQQVHETKVSDDFDIVARPVDLTEGASDNDDGGGPYIIRKQRSASSLIFHIIFFLPNNVLFKPIGYILFIVTYPIKLVMYLLFYRVSLRDQQSPVAVESASTTSSSSPSIKSLTSSSTSSSSSPTPDDVIEFEVDKGDDGIKSPTEAAPITRHLPSGSSSTTPRGGHGTPSSSLSSKRPKKKLVFPRLLFNFDISNPPNMPKKTLVLDLDETLIHSLSRYNSSILTKNKGVTVEVRLNNSGLATLYHIYKRPHVEEFLGIVRHWFNLVCFTASIKEYADPVINYLEGEVILKDKADNKATIASSVVSDTVFSQRFYRDSCIFIEGRGYVKDLSFLTGRDHIKSPSFGPSLSQTPSPSPSSSPKVVPSIPSTLSPPSLILSPMDSGRSRSRSRSRCRTGSRARNSKTTDLSKIIIVDNSPISYSYHRDNGIMIEGWINDPDDFELMTLLPLLNGLRFTSDVRAILGLKNGQSAFK, via the exons ATGAAATCAACATTaattcaaagagatgacGTACGAATTCTTGCAGTGGCGGATATCCGAGGGGAAATCTCAATATTCAATCGACTTGCCAAAGAGTATAATGCGGACATGATCATCCATACGGGAAATTTTGGGTTCTTAGATTCGGCAAGCATCGATAGGATTCATGAATCATATCTACGTCACATAGTGGAGTTTTCTCCATTATTACCGGAAAATCTAATATTGGAAATATCGAAGCTTTCGAAAGTGACTGGACGTTCGGTTGAACATCTATCAAACGAACACGAGAACCTCAAGAAGCTGCTGAGGAACCATTCAATTAGTGAGCTCGAAGACTTTATTCAGgggaaaaagaagttggacATACCTGTATATACAATTTATGGAATGTGTGAGGATTCACTAGTGATCAACAAGTTTCGGTACGGTGTTTATAAGGTACCGAACTTGTACATTGTGGATGATAGCAGCATTTTTACCGTGGAAATGAAGAATCAGGTGTTACTTTTCGCTGGTATCGGAGGCTCACTATCGTATCATAAGTTGTTTCACCAGGGCTCAACGATCGATCTTAAGGATATTATAGgtgatggagatgaattCTCTGACCTTCGCGGTCACGAGTCTCTTATTCCCGTCAGTGGAGATCCAGGAAATATATGGGTCACCATACTACAATTGGGAAAGCTTATTTATACTCTGATTGACTATTCGCAGCAAAATCCGGAAATTTACAATAAGGCGATTAAGATCTTCATTACTCATCAATCACCAACTAGGGAGCCGTTGTTGGAGCACCTAgcgatcttcttcaagatggACTATACTATTTCCAACTCGCTACATTTCAAATATACATCATCGTACAACGAACTTTCGATCAATCCAACATTTGAGGCATTTAAGGCCAAGTTTAATGATTGTCGAACGAAGTTTGCAACGATCTGGAAGAATGTTCAACCAAAATTTGAGAAACTATTGTACGGATTGAATGATCCAATGATGATCACGTGCGTAGAACTTGCTCTTGAAGTGTTCGATAAGATCCCGATCTCCACCAAAAGTTCCGATGTGATAATTCCCCTACAACTTTCGAAAACTGGAGACTCAGATACTAGTTCGATGAACCTACAATCTAAACAGCGTGAATTAAATGCCATCATTCGCCAGTTAAACGACTTGTACTacatttcttttcagaACACTTGGCATTACAACCTATGCGATCTAGGCTATGGATCGTTGCTACTTTACTTTGACGATGGACATCTATCTATGCAGTGTAAGGCTAAAGGATTTGATTTCACTTACCGAGGACAGTCTGAGCAACAAGTACA TGAAACAAAAGTGTCTGACGATTTCGATATAGTAGCGCGGCCAGTCGACCTTACTGAAGGTGCCAGCGATAACGACGATGGTGGGGGTCCCTACATAATAAGAAAGCAGCGATCAGCCTCGTCTCTAATCTTTCACATCATATTCTTCCTACCCAACAATGTGCTTTTCAAGCCCATCGGATATATATTGTTTATCGTCACCTACCCTATAAAGTTGGTGATGTATTTGTTATTTTATCGAGTCAGCTTGAGAGACCAACAGTCTCCTGTTGCAGTGGAAAGTGCATCTACcacttcatcctcatctccatcaatcaaatcgcttacatcatcatctacctcaagttcaagttcaCCCACACCTGACGACGTGATAGAATTCGAAGTCGATAAAGGCGACGATGGAATCAAATCTCCTACTGAAGCTGCCCCAATCACCCGTCATCTGCCTTCCGGCTCTTCCTCTACAACTCCTCGTGGGGGACATGGCACTCCGTCCTCGTCCCTATCTTCTAAGCGACCCAAAAAGAAGCTCGTTTTTCCCAGacttctcttcaacttcgATATCAGCAATCCTCCGAATATGCCCAAAAAGACCCTAGTTTTGGATTTGGACGAAACGTTGATTCACTCTCTTTCTCGTTACAACTCTTCCATCCTCACCAAAAACAAAGGTGTTACCGTCGAGGTGCGCCTGAACAATAGTGGTCTCGCTACACTTTACCATATTTATAAAAGACCTCATGTTGAGGAATTTCTCGGGATTGTTCGCCATTGGTTCAATTTGGTTTGTTTTACTGCCTCCATCAAAGAGTATGCTGATCCTGTTATAAATTACTTAGAAGGAGAAGTCATATTGAAGGACAAGGCCGACAATAAAGCCACAATTGCATCATCCGTCGTTTCCGACACCGTATTTTCTCAGCGCTTTTATAGGGATTCCTGCATATTCATCGAGGGAAGAGGTTACGTTAAAGATCTAAGTTTTCTTACCGGAAGGGATCATATAAAGTCTCCTTCTTTTGGGCCTTCACTCTCACAGactccttctccatctccatcatcGTCTCCTAAGGTTGTCCCGTCTATTCCCTCTACTCTATCCCCTCCATCTTTGATCCTTTCTCCGATGGATAGCGGCAGATCTAGATCCAGATCTCGCTCCAGATGTAGAACGGGTAGTCGTGCTAGAAACTCCAAAACAACAGATCTCTCCAAAATTATTATTGTCGATAACTCTCCAATCAGTTACTCTTACCATAGAGATAACGGAATCATGATAGAAGGTTGGATCAATGATCCTGATGACTTCGAATTGATGACTCTTCTCCCTCTTCTCAACGGACTTCGATTTACAAGTGACGTCAGAGCCATTCTTGGCTTGAAAAATGGCCAATCCGCATTCAAATGA